The genomic stretch CGAAACAGCCGAAATGGCAGCACGCGCTCATGACGTGGCTGCCATAGCATTAAGAGGCCATGAAGGTGCCTGTCTCAACTTTGCCGATTCTGTATGGCGGCTCCCTGTTCCCGCCTCGTCCGACAACAAAGATATCCAAAAAGCGGCGGCGGAGGCGGCAAGGGAGTTTCGGCCCACTATTGAGTCACTCAATGTACCGCCTCCGCCTCCGGCTCCTCCGCCTTTGAAGGAGGAGAATGAGGATTACATGGATGAGGATATGGTGTTTAATATGCCAGGTGTCATGGCTGACATGTACCAGGGGCTTGGAATGCCACTGCCACATCAGCAGCCAAGTAGTTCAAGCTGTTGTAGTTATGAAAATGATGATGTGAAATTTGAAGATGATGACATATCACTTTGGAGCCACTCTTTATAAGAAATGTTTTTCATATTTGAATtgatttgtgtttttttttttttttttttttgttgtacaATAATTTTTTTATTGATGTTTGTGTGGTAGAAAGAAGATAGTCTATAGCAATATAGCATATGTAATAATATTCAATTGATTGCTATGTTCTTTGCTAAATAAATGGTGAAAAAGATTTCGTAAAGATGGTAAATCTGAAAACAAAAATCATCGTCTTTGAAACTCGTCATCAGTTATGATCAGTTAAATGCCAATTTTTATTAAAAATGGATTAAcatgaagaaaatgaaaaaataCAAGCTTTCATGTCAACTAATTTGATACTCATGGGTATCTTACGTTCAGAAACATTTTAAAATAGTCGTGTAGTCTGAAGAGTACTCTGTTCTATTTTAGAAGGGGAAAAAAACAGGGGAAGAGAGAGATACATATCTAAAGGGATGTGTTGGGATGTTTTTGCATAAACTTTTCGAAATGTAAAATTTGGAGGAAATATTTTGCTTAAGGATTTAATTGGTTGAAGATTTTGCGGACCCCCCATTTGGTACCTTGTAACCATTTTTGTCAATAAAATAGGATGAGTGGAAGTAACGAGTGTGGATTTCTCTACCCTTTTTTGGTAACAAGTGGGCAACATTATTACATATGTGAGCAACGTATGTTGACCCTTTTCTGTCTCAATCTCATGTACGAAGTAatgtttaccttttatatattCCAAATTCTCAGTTTAGAGGTATACTATTTGTCTAAAACTATAAGTGGATAATGTCTCTTTTATAAAATGAGAGTAAATAGTATAAGTGGTGAAAAATGGATAACCCCACTTTTCCTCCTACTTACATTTTATAAGAAGGTCACTATCTATCTACAGTTTTAGACGGACATTATCCTCTACAATAATAGAGATGGTTTATGTTTATAGTCGATTAGTCATATATAGGTCTCATATACTAGACCCACTTGGCCACTTCTTTTATCATTTTGCTCTTGAAAGGGGATTATTTTTGCTTGCTAATTAGTTATTCCCATGGGACACTCTATGCACATTTTATCAACCAAGTGATACAACTATTTTTGTCGTACGGCCTTTTACAAGGCAGTCAGTCTCCCTTACAACGGGTTAAGTACTATTtatgtgggtagataagacaaaataaATTGCTATTTTTAGTTATTCTGTTTTTATCTTATCTACCTCACGTGAATTGTACTTGATCCGTCATAAACTTGCGACAGATATGCCcatcacaaataagaatttgcatTTACAAGGCAAAACTGTAAATTTGATGTATTTTGAAAATTGTGAATGATGTTAGATTGTATATTGTAAATAAATACTCCGTATTTGATTATATATCACTGCAGTGATCATTCTAAGATTTGGATAGAAAGAGCGCAAAAAGTAaacggaaatttctcatggtaccctcgaactttggcagattacacatggtacccctccttttaactttctacatatggtacccttgtgtttacgtttttctttcccagaatgcCCCTAGCCAAACTTCCGTCATCACTCCGTTAATCTTTTGACTAATGacctttttatttttgttatttaataCACTAATAATACATAAATCCATATTTTATACAATAAACTAATTTTAATATCTAAATCCCCAACCACCcttatcatcatcttcttcaaaatCACCCCAAAAACTCTTCTCTTTCACCCACCATAccaatcaccatcatcatcttcataacTTCCGCCACTTGTCATGCCTTCGACGACCACCACGCCGACGCCACCACATAGCCGCCACCTTGCCGATGTCGGCAAAGCAATCCACAACGACCTGTCGCCTCTCTCCTCTTTCCCCTATCTCATTCCGCACTCCTTTCACACAAAAACACCATGACTATCATGTCGTCACAACCAAAATCGACATCCATCGCACAACCTTCACCAACGCACACCCTTTTCGTATTTCTTCTTCCCCTTACCCTTTCTTCTTCCCCCTGCCGCACAACCCTCTGAATATCGCCACCACTCACGCACCCCATCACCGACTGCGGCCGACAttcctttattaaaaaaaatagagCTGTGTTGGTGGTTGGAGGGGGGAAGGTGGTTGACGGTGGGGCTGGTGGAGAAAGAGCGGTTGTTGATGTCGTTGTCtttctacttttttttttggtgaaatttttttcagatctgatttttttttagtggttgtggttgttggtgtTGTCATTGTTGGCGGTTGGTGGTGGTCGTCGTTGTTGGTGTGGGCAGTGGTGATTGAAGATGATGATGGTGGTTGATATGGTGGTGGGTGAAAGTGGAGGCTTTTTTGGTGATTTTGAATAAGATGATGATAATGGGTGGTTTGGGGATTTAGATATTAAAGTTAGTATATTGTATAAAATATGGATTTATGTATTATTAGTGtattaaataacaaaaataaaaaggtCATTAGTCAAAAGATTAACGGAGTGATGACGGAAGTTTGGCTAGGAGCATTCTGGGAAAAAA from Silene latifolia isolate original U9 population chromosome 5, ASM4854445v1, whole genome shotgun sequence encodes the following:
- the LOC141655864 gene encoding dehydration-responsive element-binding protein 1A-like; protein product: MSDINNNDNILRPESSNPSPSTGKNTGGLTLMLASAHPKKRAGRQKVQETRHPVYRGVRLRKSGKWVSEVRLPNKKDRLWLGTYETAEMAARAHDVAAIALRGHEGACLNFADSVWRLPVPASSDNKDIQKAAAEAAREFRPTIESLNVPPPPPAPPPLKEENEDYMDEDMVFNMPGVMADMYQGLGMPLPHQQPSSSSCCSYENDDVKFEDDDISLWSHSL